A region from the Phycisphaerae bacterium genome encodes:
- a CDS encoding PilZ domain-containing protein, producing the protein MGEDKRRHFRLRYPAGNKPRLIIDGKEYEIIDLAEGGVKFTCPGVPRIASDGRIKGTVEFRNGESFELEGQVLRSEIVIVLNKGVSNKRIVKEQVRVRCQQVDMKD; encoded by the coding sequence CTGGGTGAAGACAAACGCCGACATTTCCGCCTGCGATACCCGGCGGGGAACAAACCCCGACTGATAATCGACGGCAAGGAATATGAGATTATCGACCTCGCCGAAGGCGGCGTCAAATTCACCTGCCCCGGCGTCCCGCGGATCGCCTCCGACGGCAGGATCAAAGGCACCGTTGAATTCCGCAACGGCGAGAGCTTCGAACTCGAAGGTCAGGTCCTCCGGAGCGAGATCGTGATCGTGTTGAACAAGGGCGTCTCCAACAAACGCATCGTCAAGGAACAGGTCCGCGTCCGCTGCCAGCAGGTTGACATGAAGGACTGA
- a CDS encoding menaquinone biosynthesis decarboxylase has translation MPHPYRDLRDFLQRLEELGELRRVTAHVDPHLEITEITDRVVKSSGPAIVFENVRNSRMPVAINLFGSDRRMKLALGVEDYVHITDRITELLQPEIPAGVLAKLKKVPQLIQLAGLAPKRLRAGPCQEVVRTDDARLSELPILQCWPGDAGPYITMGLVITRDPTNRRQNVGIYRLQVFDDRRTGMHIHPFHDGARILREYARRNQPMPVAVAIGTDPALVYAASSPLPAGFDEMMFAAFLRGEPVEVVPAKTVDLDVPATAEVVLEGLVHPDRLAREGPFGDHTGFYSEAGDFPIFEISAITTRRDPIYHSIVVGYPPMEDTYLGWATERIFLPLVRSLHPEIVDYHMPAFGVFHNFLVVAIDKTYPHQARKVICGLWGLGQMMLSKFIVVVDADVNVRDLDAVMFEVAANVDPRRDTVIVDGPLDILDHAAPVCGSGSKMGIDATRKLPQEGHPRDWPGRIEMSPEIRQRVADRWADFGLPEP, from the coding sequence ATGCCTCATCCATACCGTGATCTGCGTGACTTCCTGCAACGGCTCGAAGAGCTCGGCGAACTCCGCCGCGTAACCGCCCACGTCGATCCGCACCTGGAAATCACCGAAATCACCGACCGCGTCGTCAAATCCTCCGGACCAGCCATCGTCTTCGAAAACGTCCGCAACTCCCGCATGCCCGTGGCCATCAACCTCTTCGGCTCCGACCGCCGCATGAAACTCGCCCTCGGCGTCGAGGACTACGTCCACATCACCGACCGGATCACCGAGCTTCTTCAGCCGGAAATCCCCGCCGGCGTTCTGGCCAAGCTCAAAAAAGTCCCCCAGTTGATCCAACTGGCCGGCCTGGCCCCAAAACGTCTCCGCGCCGGCCCATGCCAGGAGGTCGTCCGCACCGACGACGCCCGGCTCTCCGAACTGCCGATCCTCCAGTGCTGGCCCGGCGACGCCGGACCATATATCACCATGGGCCTGGTCATCACCCGCGACCCGACCAACCGCCGCCAGAATGTCGGCATCTACCGCCTCCAGGTCTTCGACGACCGCCGCACCGGCATGCACATCCACCCCTTCCACGACGGCGCGAGAATCCTCCGCGAGTATGCCAGACGCAACCAGCCGATGCCCGTGGCCGTCGCCATCGGAACCGACCCAGCCCTCGTCTACGCCGCCAGTTCCCCGCTGCCCGCCGGCTTCGACGAGATGATGTTCGCCGCCTTCCTCCGCGGCGAGCCCGTCGAAGTGGTCCCCGCCAAAACCGTCGATCTCGACGTCCCAGCCACCGCCGAAGTCGTTCTCGAAGGCCTCGTCCATCCAGACCGACTCGCCCGCGAAGGCCCCTTCGGCGACCACACCGGCTTCTACAGCGAAGCCGGCGACTTCCCCATCTTCGAAATCTCCGCCATTACCACCCGCCGCGACCCGATCTACCACAGCATCGTCGTCGGCTACCCGCCCATGGAGGACACCTACCTCGGATGGGCCACCGAACGCATATTCCTGCCCCTCGTCCGTTCCCTCCACCCGGAAATCGTCGACTACCACATGCCCGCCTTCGGCGTCTTCCACAACTTCCTCGTCGTTGCCATCGACAAGACTTACCCCCACCAGGCCCGCAAGGTCATCTGCGGCCTCTGGGGTCTCGGTCAGATGATGCTCTCGAAGTTCATCGTCGTCGTCGACGCCGACGTCAACGTCCGCGACCTCGACGCCGTCATGTTCGAAGTCGCCGCCAACGTCGATCCGCGACGCGACACCGTCATCGTCGATGGCCCGCTGGACATCCTCGACCACGCCGCGCCCGTCTGCGGCAGCGGCTCTAAAATGGGAATCGACGCCACCCGCAAACTCCCCCAGGAGGGCCATCCTCGCGACTGGCCCGGTCGCATCGAAATGTCACCGGAAATCCGCCAACGCGTCGCCGACCGATGGGCCGATTTCGGATTGCCCGAACCATGA
- a CDS encoding PilZ domain-containing protein, which yields MAKSRLAETQDRRRHFRLRYPSRKKPKLVISDKEYEIIDVSEGGVKFSCPQTMDLGPDAVIRGALEFSDGQVQQLQGRVLGIEVVMELAQGPPDKRVVKEQIRIRCQPCGPEPVTA from the coding sequence ATGGCAAAGAGCCGATTGGCTGAAACCCAGGACAGGCGAAGGCACTTCCGCCTCAGATACCCCTCCCGCAAAAAGCCGAAACTGGTCATCAGCGACAAGGAATACGAGATCATCGACGTCTCCGAAGGGGGCGTCAAATTCAGTTGTCCCCAGACCATGGACCTCGGTCCCGATGCCGTTATTCGCGGAGCCCTCGAATTCAGTGATGGTCAGGTCCAGCAACTGCAGGGAAGGGTGCTGGGAATCGAGGTCGTCATGGAACTCGCACAGGGACCGCCCGACAAGCGGGTCGTCAAGGAGCAGATACGAATCCGATGCCAACCCTGCGGACCGGAGCCCGTGACCGCCTGA